One segment of Anopheles stephensi strain Indian chromosome 3, UCI_ANSTEP_V1.0, whole genome shotgun sequence DNA contains the following:
- the LOC118510816 gene encoding uncharacterized protein LOC118510816, with the protein MEVFIVLLLALGAFYPSATVLAQQNQLPQDPEIPEQQDQSVQSVQSIQSIHKITRHASTGPIADSTTPMSPEGQTSANGDAPTTPAQSAEQKATTPAPSNPTDDAGPADPTHDNPDANNPSATPSAPVPIVLNMNVMVVGETPYEYSEFETEKLPELYLIEKLQNILDPNRRNAQHSKSHKVEDIMRVTPPLVTQPVLWDDEDDGFPGRKHRTTSKDCLFC; encoded by the exons ATGGAGGTTTTCATTGTGCTGCTCTTAGCTTTGG GTGCTTTCTACCCTTCCGCAACCGTACTGGCCCAGCAGAACCAACTGCCCCAAGATCCCGAAATTCCCGAGCAACAAGATCAATCAGTACAATCGGTCCAATCGATCCAATCGATCCATAAAATAACGCGTCATGCGAGCACTGGACCGATCGCCGACTCAACCACCCCTATGTCCCCGGAAGGACAAACATCTGCCAACGGAGACGCGCCAACAACGCCGGCCCAATCTGCCGAGCAAAAGGCCACAACACCAGCCCCATCCAATCCTACCGATGATGCAGGTCCAGCAGATCCGACCCATGACAATCCCGATGCAAACAATCCTTCCGCCACTCCATCCGCACCTGTCCCAATAGTGCTTAACATGAACGTTATGGTAGTGGGCGAGACACCTTACGAGTATAGTGAATTTGAGACGGAAAAGCTGCCCGAGCTTTATCTCATTGAAAAGCTGCAAAACATACTTGATCCCAACCGACGCAATGCACAACATTCGAAATCACATAAGGTGGAAGATATCATGAGGGTGACGCCACCCTTGGTGACCCAGCCAGTTCTGTgggatgatgaggatgacggATTTCCGGGTAGGAAACATCGTACCACGAGCAAGGATTGTCTGTTTTGTTGA
- the LOC118510817 gene encoding uncharacterized protein LOC118510817 codes for MKVVVALLCLVALASAQYTIRLPTNIDTLINDAKGLRETCFPGNNICHSPPFRTRAMDENVLATVISSIAQQILNYLGVSNLRTNDSLIKGVFDIVSWIVTAVAEVI; via the exons ATGAAGGTTGTCGTAGCTCTTCTTTGCCTTGTTGCCCTTG CAAGCGCTCAGTATACTATAAGGCTGCCAACTAATATAGACACATTAATAAATGACGCGAAAGGATTGAGGGAGACCTGTTTCCCGGGCAACAATATCTGCCACTCGCCACCATTCAGGACCAGAGCAATGGACGAGAATGTTTTAGCTACAGTGATCTCCTCCATTGCACAGCAAATACTAAACTATCTCGGTGTTTCGAACCTACGTACGAATGATTCTCTCATCAAAGGCGTTTTCGACATAGTATCATGGATCGTGACTGCGGTCGCCGAAGTGATCTAA
- the LOC118510818 gene encoding uncharacterized protein LOC118510818 — protein sequence MKTAVVLLCLTALVNTAMCVQASPQWPIIVLLRARQPKCTLETPLGQVEFCVDVDGIAWDILTRANIPGLSISSPGLPPCTYDTPIGKLDECNDINDLVFAVLVKTGHLR from the exons ATGAAGACAGCTGTAGTATTGCTTTGCTTGACAGCGCTTG TGAATACAGCGATGTGCGTACAGGCATCACCCCAATGGCCAATCATTGTTCTGCTAAGAGCACGACAGCCGAAATGTACCCTCGAAACACCACTGGGACAGGTTGAGTTCTGTGTGGACGTCGACGGTATTGCATGGGACATATTGACACGAGCCAACATTCCCGGTTTATCGATAAGTTCGCCCGGTCTGCCACCATGCACGTACGACACACCGATTGGCAAGCTGGATGAGTGTAACGACATTAACGATTTGGTGTTTGCCGTATTGGTAAAAACGGGACATCTTCGTTAA
- the LOC118510819 gene encoding uncharacterized protein LOC118510819, which produces MKAAVVLLCLAAIVHTATCQVTVQWPIPILLRRPLPPCTLETQIGQLEYCVDVDGIAVQILLRLNNEYFTPTVGVLPPCTYETKIVDLSKCEDIDYIVWEMLGRSGLIPLEP; this is translated from the exons ATGAAGGCAGCAGTAGTATTGCTCTGCTTAGCAGCGATAG TGCATACAGCAACGTGTCAGGTAACGGTACAATGGCCAATTCCTATTTTGTTAAGAAGACCACTGCCACCGTGCACTCTCGAAACACAAATTGGACAGCTCGAATACTGTGTGGACGTCGACGGTATTGCTGTTCAAATATTGTTGCGACTTAATAATGAATATTTTACGCCTACCGTTGGGGTGCTTCCTCCATGCACTTATGAAACCAAAATTGTAGATCTAAGTAAATGTGAAGACATTGACTATATAGTTTGGGAAATGTTGGGCAGAAGTGGACTTATTCCACTAGAGCCGTAA
- the LOC118510820 gene encoding GATA zinc finger domain-containing protein 10-like: MKSFIVLLCLVAIVSGDVAHVRSWFNHLFHKDQTPQDQSTQAPQTIPEQKQTPVAGGSLRMMRDDGFTKDQQQGQKLPQQDHQQRLTPEEKQALNEERLEEEKNRVRKFRDYLKGEIAEEQEKQIGRQQQQKNLKDLRSRELKDHDTLQRVQNEQKQQHEEQLVQQLKHIAKEMQIQMEAREYERFVKHVQKEEAKQAQQIPLLPDVPIPVDGGDDGDIQSDVKNPDGDYGGVQYPDGDYGDDQGDLKYPDGDYGGSDGDDPWGIKYPDYYGDVDDDGDDVPQDVPKADVDGDDGDGQWDDQQIPEVDQDEQLPQWYNIWLKQWQEQWKVQDQQQQKWLEQQQQLQQQQHEQKHNQKQQDQQHHQQQKDLRQQGQHDPDEPDHPDQQHHSKQENLRQQDQHDPDEPDHPDHQHLRQKDQQQHPDQQDQQQQQQQQQQQQQEQEVKIQLGIEEWKQFGRHLKHKMQEETKKQEGRKVQEQLLKDRRRQELLKRGFVPDEEKEKRQELAEKLVQLLKHFARVMEIELERKEFKRYGRYLEREQEQLTKEQMG, from the exons ATGAAGTCCTTCATAGTTCTGCTCTGCCTGGTGGCAATCG TAAGCGGTGATGTTGCCCATGTGCGAAGCTGGTTTAACCATCTCTTCCACAAAGATCAGACCCCACAAGATCAATCAACACAGGCGCCGCAAACGATTCccgaacaaaagcaaacgcCAGTCGCGGGTGGTAGCTTGCGGATGATGCGCGATGATGGTTTTACGAAAGACCAACAACAAGGACAAAAATTGCCACAGCAAGATCATCAGCAGCGACTAACGCCCGAAGAAAAGCAAGCCCTAAACGAGGAACGGcttgaggaggaaaaaaatcgagtCCGAAAGTTCAGAGACTATCTGAAGGGTGAAATAGCCGAAGAACAGGAGAAGCAAATAggccgacagcagcagcaaaagaatctGAAAGACTTGCGAAGCCGAGAATTGAAAGATCATGACACTCTTCAGCGAGTGCAGAACgagcaaaaacagcaacacGAAGAGCAGCTAGTACAGCAGCTCAAACATATCGCGAAAGAGATGCAGATTCAAATGGAGGCGAGAGAGTATGAGCGGTTTGTCAAACATGTGCAGAAGGAAGAGGCCAAACAAGCCCAGCAAATACCACTACTACCGGACGTGCCGATTCCTGTTGACGGCGGCGACGATGGTGATATTCAATCGGATGTGAAGAATCCTGATGGCGATTATGGTGGTGTGCAGTATCCTGATGGCGATTATGGTGATGATCAAGGGGATTTGAAGTATCCTGATGGCGATTACGGCGGcagcgatggtgatgatcCATGGGGTATCAAGTATCCTGACTACTATGGCGACgtagatgatgatggtgatgatgttcCACAGGATGTGCCAAAAGCTGATGTCGACggagatgatggtgatggtcaATGGGATGATCAGCAAATACCGGAAGTAGATCAGGATGAACAACTCCCGCAGTGGTATAACATCTGGCTGAAGCAATGGCAGGAGCAGTGGAAGGTGcaggaccagcagcagcaaaagtggctggaacagcagcagcaactgcaacagcagcaacacgagCAGAAACACAACCAGAAGCAGCAAGATCAGCAACATCACCAGCAACAGAAAGATCTTAGGCAGCAGGGTCAGCACGATCCGGACGAGCCGGACCATCCAGATCAGCAACATCACTCGAAACAGGAAAACCTTAGGCAGCAGGATCAGCACGATCCGGACGAACCGGACCATCCAGATCACCAACACCTTAGGCAGAAggatcagcagcaacacccgGATCAGCAggatcaacaacaacaacaacaacaacaacaacaacaacaacaagaacaagaGGTGAAGATCCAGCTGGGTATAGAAGAATGGAAACAGTTCGGAAGACATTTGAAACATAAAATGCAAGAAGAGACAAAAAAGCAGGAGGGCAGAAAAGTGCAGGAACAGCTCTTGAAGGATCGCAGACGTCAGGAGCTGCTAAAGCGAGGATTTGTTCCGgacgaagaaaaagagaagcgACAGGAGCTGGCCGAGAAGCTCGTACAGCTACTGAAACACTTCGCCCGGGTGATGGAGATTGAGCTGGAACGAAAAGAATTCAAGCGGTACGGAAGGTATCTGGAACGTGAGCAGGAACAGCTGACAAAGGAACAAATGGGTTAA